In a genomic window of Streptomyces roseoviridis:
- a CDS encoding serine protease: protein MKKNRLVRALQKLAAAGAVVLAAVSLQPTTTASAAPAPVVGGTRAAQGEFPWMVRLSMGCGGSLITPQVVLTAAHCVSGSGANTSITATAGVVDLQSSSAIKVRSTKVYQAPGYNGQGKDWALIKLASPITSLPNLKIAETTAYNSGTFTVAGWGATREGGSQQRYLLKATVPFVSDADCQAAYGSDLVPGEEICAGYNQGGVDTCQGDSGGPMFRKDNAGAWVQVGIVSWGYGCARAGYPGVYTEVSTFASAIKSAAATL from the coding sequence ATGAAGAAGAACAGACTGGTTCGCGCACTGCAGAAACTCGCCGCGGCCGGCGCGGTCGTCCTCGCCGCCGTCAGCCTCCAGCCCACCACCACCGCCTCGGCCGCCCCGGCGCCCGTCGTCGGCGGCACCCGCGCCGCCCAGGGAGAGTTCCCCTGGATGGTCAGGCTCTCGATGGGCTGCGGCGGCTCCCTGATCACCCCTCAGGTCGTCCTCACCGCCGCGCACTGCGTGAGCGGCTCCGGCGCCAACACCAGCATCACCGCCACCGCCGGAGTCGTGGACCTCCAGTCCAGCAGCGCCATCAAGGTCCGGTCGACCAAGGTCTACCAGGCCCCCGGCTACAACGGGCAGGGCAAGGACTGGGCCCTCATCAAGCTCGCCTCGCCGATCACCAGCCTGCCCAACCTGAAGATCGCCGAGACCACCGCGTACAACAGCGGCACCTTCACCGTCGCCGGCTGGGGCGCCACCCGCGAGGGCGGCTCGCAGCAGCGCTACCTGCTCAAGGCCACCGTCCCGTTCGTCTCCGACGCCGACTGCCAGGCCGCGTACGGCTCCGACCTCGTCCCCGGCGAGGAGATCTGCGCCGGCTACAACCAGGGCGGCGTCGACACCTGCCAGGGCGACTCCGGCGGCCCGATGTTCCGCAAGGACAACGCCGGCGCCTGGGTCCAGGTCGGCATCGTGAGCTGGGGCTACGGCTGCGCCCGGGCCGGCTACCCCGGCGTCTACACCGAGGTCTCCACCTTCGCCTCCGCCATCAAGTCGGCCGCGGCGACACTCTGA
- a CDS encoding beta-galactosidase family protein, whose translation MSEFSQFVVGDEDFLLDGGPVRLLSGALHYFRVHEEQWDHRLGMLRAMGLNCAETYVPWNLYEPEPGRYGDVGALGRFLDAVARAGMWAIVRPGPYICAEWENGGLPHWLTGRLGRRVRTDDAEYLGHVERWFGRLLPQVVERQIGRGGPVVMVQVENEYGSYGTDAGYLRRMADLLVACGVEVPLFTSDGPEDHMLTGGSVPGVLATANFGSGAREAFEVLRRHQPRGPLMCMEFWCGWFDHWGREHVGRDAVDAAAALREILECGASVNVYMAHGGTNFAGWAGANRAGRLHGGELRPTVTSYDYDAPVDEAGLPTEKFWRFREVLAGYARGPLPEVPEPPVRIGAPAAGVVEGWAPLGEVLEVLGDEERSAPLPPSFEELGVDRGLVRYRVEVPGPRQPYPLVVSGLRDRATVYVDGVPAGVLDTEEAELAEPVAGPAVVELWVESLGRVNYGPRLAEPKGITGGVRHERQYLHGVRARGLRLDAFEAEAVAKVPCGPVPGGAGPGLHRVSVAVPSPGDASLRLPGWTRGFVWVNGFCLGRYWNAGPQESLFVPGPVLREGANEVWVLELEGGAGGAVELA comes from the coding sequence ATGAGCGAGTTCAGCCAGTTCGTGGTGGGTGACGAGGACTTTCTCCTGGACGGCGGGCCGGTGCGGCTGCTGTCGGGGGCGCTGCACTACTTCCGGGTGCACGAGGAGCAGTGGGACCACCGGCTCGGGATGCTGCGGGCGATGGGCCTCAACTGTGCCGAGACGTACGTGCCGTGGAATCTGTACGAGCCGGAGCCGGGCCGGTACGGGGACGTGGGGGCGCTCGGCCGGTTCCTGGACGCGGTGGCGCGGGCGGGGATGTGGGCGATCGTGCGGCCGGGGCCGTACATCTGTGCCGAGTGGGAGAACGGGGGGCTTCCGCACTGGCTGACGGGGCGGCTCGGGCGGCGGGTGCGGACGGACGACGCGGAGTACCTGGGGCACGTGGAGCGCTGGTTCGGGCGGCTGCTTCCGCAGGTGGTGGAGCGGCAGATCGGGCGGGGCGGTCCGGTGGTGATGGTGCAGGTGGAGAACGAGTACGGCAGTTACGGCACGGACGCGGGTTATCTGCGGCGCATGGCGGACCTGCTGGTGGCGTGCGGGGTGGAGGTGCCGCTGTTCACCTCGGACGGTCCGGAGGACCACATGCTGACGGGCGGTTCGGTGCCGGGGGTGCTCGCGACGGCGAACTTCGGTTCGGGGGCGCGTGAGGCGTTCGAGGTGCTGCGCCGGCATCAGCCCCGGGGGCCGCTGATGTGCATGGAGTTCTGGTGCGGCTGGTTCGACCACTGGGGGCGGGAGCACGTGGGGCGGGACGCGGTGGACGCGGCGGCGGCGCTGCGGGAGATCCTGGAGTGCGGGGCGTCGGTCAACGTGTACATGGCGCACGGGGGGACGAACTTCGCCGGGTGGGCGGGGGCGAACCGGGCGGGGCGGCTGCACGGGGGCGAGCTGCGGCCGACGGTGACTTCGTACGACTATGACGCGCCGGTCGACGAGGCGGGGCTGCCGACGGAGAAGTTCTGGCGGTTCCGTGAGGTGCTGGCCGGGTACGCGCGGGGGCCGCTGCCGGAGGTTCCGGAGCCGCCGGTACGGATCGGGGCGCCGGCGGCGGGTGTCGTGGAGGGCTGGGCGCCGCTCGGGGAGGTCCTGGAGGTGCTGGGCGACGAGGAGCGGAGCGCGCCGCTGCCGCCGTCCTTCGAGGAGCTCGGGGTGGACCGGGGCCTGGTCCGCTACCGGGTGGAGGTGCCGGGTCCGCGGCAGCCGTATCCGCTGGTGGTGTCGGGGCTGCGGGACCGGGCGACGGTGTACGTGGACGGGGTGCCGGCCGGGGTCCTCGACACGGAGGAGGCGGAGCTCGCGGAGCCGGTGGCCGGGCCGGCCGTGGTGGAGCTGTGGGTGGAGTCGCTGGGGCGGGTCAACTACGGGCCGCGGCTGGCGGAGCCGAAGGGGATCACGGGCGGGGTGCGGCACGAGCGGCAGTATCTGCACGGGGTACGGGCGCGTGGCCTGCGGCTGGACGCCTTCGAGGCGGAGGCGGTGGCGAAGGTGCCGTGCGGTCCCGTGCCCGGTGGCGCCGGGCCGGGGCTCCACCGGGTGTCGGTGGCGGTTCCCTCCCCGGGCGACGCGTCGTTGCGGCTGCCCGGCTGGACGCGGGGCTTCGTGTGGGTCAACGGCTTCTGTCTGGGCCGCTACTGGAACGCGGGCCCGCAGGAGTCGCTGTTCGTGCCGGGTCCGGTGCTGCGGGAGGGCGCGAACGAGGTGTGGGTCCTGGAGCTGGAGGGCGGTGCGGGGGGCGCGGTGGAACTGGCCTGA
- a CDS encoding AraC family transcriptional regulator → MYHTWMRYFTPGPVHHRLGLVCLGVGLQHGALPTVGPRTLDHHVAVVVSSGGGWYRGPDGRRTTVTAPALIWLTPGVPHHYSADPGTGWDESFVDFSGPATATYTELGYIEPDRPVVPLADAAPARAAIARIARAARPGNPLLEVETGAAVHELLVALRRARADTNADGDPVLAALARDAFTRLTVAEHAARHGMTAAELRTAVRRAAGCSPKDYLLTVRLGRAKELLAGTDLPVAAVARRVGYDDPAYFSRLFTRRVGTAPIRFREQQGRSVPGGWSHTVPDPEHPPTIVTGSG, encoded by the coding sequence GTGTATCACACCTGGATGCGCTACTTCACGCCCGGACCCGTCCACCACCGCCTCGGCCTGGTCTGCCTCGGCGTCGGGCTCCAGCACGGCGCCCTGCCCACCGTCGGCCCGCGCACCCTCGACCACCACGTCGCCGTCGTCGTCAGCTCCGGCGGCGGCTGGTACCGGGGCCCCGACGGCCGCCGCACCACCGTCACCGCACCCGCCCTGATCTGGCTCACCCCCGGCGTACCCCACCACTACTCCGCCGACCCCGGCACCGGCTGGGACGAGTCCTTCGTCGACTTCTCCGGACCCGCCACCGCCACCTACACCGAACTCGGCTACATCGAACCCGACCGGCCCGTCGTCCCCCTCGCCGACGCGGCCCCCGCCCGGGCCGCCATCGCCCGCATCGCCCGCGCCGCCCGCCCCGGCAACCCCCTCCTGGAGGTCGAGACCGGCGCCGCCGTCCACGAACTCCTCGTCGCCCTGCGCCGCGCCCGCGCCGACACCAACGCCGACGGCGACCCCGTCCTCGCCGCCCTCGCCCGCGACGCCTTCACCCGGCTGACCGTCGCCGAACACGCCGCCCGGCACGGCATGACCGCCGCCGAACTGCGCACCGCCGTCCGCCGCGCGGCCGGCTGCAGCCCCAAGGACTACCTCCTGACCGTCCGCCTCGGCCGCGCCAAGGAACTCCTCGCCGGCACCGACCTGCCGGTCGCCGCCGTCGCCCGCCGCGTCGGCTACGACGACCCCGCCTACTTCTCCCGGCTCTTCACCCGCCGGGTCGGCACCGCCCCCATCCGCTTCCGCGAACAGCAGGGCAGGAGCGTGCCCGGCGGCTGGAGCCACACCGTTCCGGATCCCGAACACCCCCCGACGATCGTCACCGGATCCGGATAG
- a CDS encoding chorismate mutase, translating to MSEIDESVRAELTRLRESIDNIDAAVVHMLAERFKCTQQVGVLKAEHHLPPADPAREARQIARLRQLAENAKLDPAFAEKLLSFIIAEVIRHHETIADGAVADGAVADGAVAEGTPTDRTLTDGAR from the coding sequence ATGAGCGAGATCGACGAGTCCGTACGGGCCGAGCTGACCCGACTGCGCGAGAGCATCGACAACATCGACGCGGCGGTGGTCCACATGCTCGCCGAGCGCTTCAAGTGCACCCAGCAGGTCGGCGTCCTCAAGGCCGAGCACCACCTGCCGCCCGCCGACCCGGCCCGCGAAGCCCGCCAGATCGCCCGGCTGCGGCAGCTCGCGGAGAACGCGAAACTGGACCCGGCGTTCGCGGAGAAGCTGCTGAGCTTCATCATCGCGGAGGTGATCCGCCACCACGAGACCATCGCCGACGGCGCGGTGGCGGACGGCGCGGTCGCGGACGGCGCGGTCGCGGAGGGAACGCCCACCGACCGGACGCTCACGGACGGAGCCCGCTGA
- a CDS encoding asparaginase, which yields MARVTVFTLGGTISARGGDAARMTGTEVLAGLGVAPAGPDVELRDFRRVPSSSLSFDDLTALAGEVTRTVAAGSGVVVVQGTDTLEETAFLLDLLCTTEQPVVVTGAMRRPDLPGADGPANLAAALAVAADPGCRNLGVLVVLADEIHAARFAHKAHTTSVATFTSPGAGPLGAVVEGEPRILLRPAVPTRLCPLDFDPALRVALLTLSVGDRGELLETVAERYDGLVVAAFGAGHVPAWLVDPLAALTTRMPVVLASRTGAGTTLAHTYRGPGSESDLLHRGLIPAGPLPPAKARLLLHALLSSGAKGPAGYDRPRITAAFTHLDGTGLA from the coding sequence ATGGCCCGCGTCACCGTGTTCACCCTCGGGGGAACCATCTCCGCGCGGGGCGGTGACGCGGCCCGCATGACCGGCACCGAAGTGCTCGCCGGGCTCGGCGTCGCCCCCGCCGGCCCCGACGTGGAGCTCCGCGACTTCCGCCGCGTCCCCAGCTCCTCCCTCTCCTTCGACGACCTCACCGCCCTGGCCGGCGAGGTGACCCGGACCGTCGCCGCCGGCTCCGGCGTGGTCGTCGTCCAGGGCACCGACACCCTCGAGGAGACCGCCTTCCTCCTCGACCTGCTGTGCACCACCGAACAGCCCGTCGTCGTCACCGGCGCCATGCGCCGCCCCGACCTGCCCGGCGCCGACGGCCCCGCCAACCTGGCCGCCGCCCTCGCCGTCGCCGCCGACCCCGGCTGCCGCAACCTCGGCGTCCTGGTCGTCCTCGCCGACGAGATCCACGCCGCCCGCTTCGCCCACAAGGCCCACACCACCTCCGTGGCCACCTTCACCTCGCCCGGAGCCGGACCCCTCGGCGCCGTCGTCGAGGGCGAGCCCCGCATCCTGCTCCGCCCGGCCGTCCCCACCCGCCTGTGCCCGCTGGACTTCGACCCCGCGCTCCGCGTGGCCCTGCTGACCCTCTCCGTCGGCGACCGCGGCGAACTCCTGGAGACCGTCGCCGAGCGGTACGACGGCCTGGTCGTCGCCGCCTTCGGCGCCGGACACGTCCCCGCCTGGCTCGTCGACCCGCTCGCCGCCCTCACCACGCGCATGCCCGTCGTCCTCGCCTCCCGCACCGGCGCGGGCACCACCCTCGCCCACACCTACCGCGGCCCCGGCTCCGAATCCGACCTGCTGCACCGCGGCCTGATCCCGGCCGGCCCCCTCCCGCCCGCCAAGGCCCGGCTGCTGCTCCACGCCCTGCTCTCCAGCGGCGCCAAGGGCCCCGCCGGCTACGACCGCCCCCGCATCACCGCCGCCTTCACCCACCTGGACGGCACCGGCCTGGCCTGA
- the pepN gene encoding aminopeptidase N, translated as MSVLTRDEAQTRAQLLDVHHYTVDLDLTTGDETFESTSLIRFTARAAGDTFVELKPETLHSAVLDGEPLDTAALHDNRLPLTLTEGEHTLRVSTTMRYSRTGEGMHRFTDPTDGEAYVYTQLFMEDVQRVFAAFDQPDLKAVFEVSVTAPEGWTVLANGITEQQPDGRWTAAPTPLLSTYFVCVAAGPWHSVRTEHAGLPFGIHCRRSLAPHLDADADEILDVTRACYDRYHEKFDEPYPFDSYDQAFVPEFNAGAMENPGLVTFRDEFVFRSAVTDTERMTRAMVIAHEMAHMWFGDLVTLRWWDDIWLNESFAEYMGFQTINEACADRFADTWIDFGVTRKSWGSEADQRPSTHPVAPDPDAVPDTASALLNFDGISYAKGASALRQLVAWMGEEDFLAGINIHFKRHKFGNATLADFIDNLAAATDRDVHGWAEQWLRTTGIDTLTPRLDGEGKQWRLTVDRDGSRPHRIRVGVYDHDPAGELIPRERTGADVPQEAPIALDGPRPALVVLNEGDLTYAKMRFDDVSEETALRSLSRIPDALTRAVVWNALRDMVRDGELEPAAYLETALAHLGEETELAIVQGVLGFARTQITDRYVSEADRPAALATLTALTRDLLRRTEDGDSPGLRLTAVRTFIDSATTPAKIASWLEDGTVHGGPELDPELRWRILARLAVLGATDEAAIAAELDRDPSATGQEGAARCRAALPTPEAKKAAWSAMFDSDDLSNYLFTATAQGFWQPEQSELTRPYVARFYPAATALADRRGPAIAEAAGRWAFPSYAIDADSLALGEHHLTHDAMLPALHRKLTDQLDDLRRALRVRG; from the coding sequence ATGTCCGTACTGACGCGCGACGAAGCGCAGACCCGTGCCCAGCTCCTCGACGTCCACCACTACACCGTGGACCTCGACCTCACCACCGGCGACGAGACCTTCGAGTCCACCAGTCTCATCCGCTTCACCGCCCGCGCCGCCGGGGACACCTTCGTCGAGCTCAAGCCGGAAACCCTCCACTCCGCCGTCCTCGACGGCGAGCCGCTCGACACCGCGGCCCTGCACGACAACCGGCTCCCGCTCACCCTCACCGAGGGCGAGCACACCCTCCGCGTCAGCACCACCATGCGCTACTCCCGCACCGGCGAGGGCATGCACCGCTTCACCGACCCCACCGACGGCGAGGCGTACGTCTACACCCAGCTGTTCATGGAGGACGTCCAGCGCGTCTTCGCCGCCTTCGACCAGCCCGACCTCAAGGCCGTCTTCGAGGTCTCCGTCACCGCCCCCGAGGGCTGGACCGTCCTCGCCAACGGCATCACCGAGCAGCAGCCCGACGGCCGCTGGACCGCCGCCCCCACCCCGCTGCTCTCCACCTACTTCGTCTGCGTCGCCGCCGGACCCTGGCACTCGGTCCGCACCGAACACGCCGGCCTGCCCTTCGGCATCCACTGCCGCCGCTCCCTCGCACCCCACCTCGACGCCGACGCCGACGAGATCCTCGACGTCACCAGGGCCTGCTACGACCGCTACCACGAGAAGTTCGACGAGCCCTACCCCTTCGACTCGTACGACCAGGCATTCGTCCCCGAGTTCAACGCCGGCGCCATGGAGAACCCCGGACTCGTCACCTTCCGCGACGAGTTCGTCTTCCGCTCCGCCGTCACCGACACCGAGCGGATGACCCGCGCCATGGTCATCGCCCACGAGATGGCCCACATGTGGTTCGGCGACCTCGTCACCCTGCGCTGGTGGGACGACATCTGGCTCAACGAGTCCTTCGCCGAGTACATGGGCTTCCAGACGATCAACGAAGCCTGCGCCGACCGCTTCGCCGACACCTGGATCGACTTCGGCGTCACCCGCAAGTCCTGGGGCTCCGAGGCCGACCAGCGGCCCTCCACCCACCCCGTCGCACCCGACCCCGACGCCGTCCCCGACACCGCGTCCGCCCTGCTCAACTTCGACGGCATCTCCTACGCCAAGGGCGCCTCCGCACTGCGCCAGCTCGTCGCCTGGATGGGGGAAGAGGACTTCCTCGCCGGCATCAACATCCACTTCAAGCGCCACAAGTTCGGCAACGCCACCCTCGCCGACTTCATCGACAACCTGGCCGCCGCCACCGACCGGGACGTCCACGGCTGGGCCGAGCAGTGGCTGCGCACCACCGGCATCGACACCCTCACCCCCCGCCTCGACGGCGAGGGCAAGCAGTGGCGGCTCACCGTCGACCGGGACGGCAGCCGGCCGCACCGGATCCGCGTCGGCGTCTACGACCACGACCCGGCCGGCGAGCTGATCCCGCGCGAGCGCACCGGGGCCGACGTGCCCCAGGAGGCGCCGATCGCGCTCGACGGGCCGCGCCCGGCGCTCGTCGTCCTCAACGAGGGCGACCTGACCTACGCCAAGATGCGCTTCGACGACGTGTCGGAGGAGACCGCGCTGCGTTCCCTCTCCCGGATCCCCGACGCCCTCACCCGCGCGGTCGTCTGGAACGCGCTGCGCGACATGGTCCGCGACGGCGAACTGGAGCCCGCCGCCTACCTGGAGACCGCCCTCGCACACCTCGGCGAGGAGACCGAACTCGCCATCGTCCAGGGCGTCCTCGGCTTCGCCCGCACGCAGATCACCGACCGTTACGTCTCCGAGGCCGACCGCCCCGCCGCGCTGGCCACCCTCACCGCCCTCACCCGCGACCTGCTGCGCCGCACCGAGGACGGCGACTCGCCGGGCCTGCGCCTGACGGCCGTGCGCACCTTCATCGACAGTGCCACCACCCCCGCCAAGATCGCCTCCTGGCTGGAGGACGGCACCGTCCACGGCGGACCCGAGCTGGACCCGGAGCTGCGCTGGCGCATCCTGGCCCGCCTCGCCGTCCTCGGCGCCACCGACGAGGCCGCCATCGCCGCCGAACTCGACCGCGACCCGAGCGCCACCGGCCAGGAGGGCGCCGCCCGCTGCCGGGCCGCCCTGCCCACCCCGGAGGCGAAGAAGGCCGCCTGGTCGGCCATGTTCGACTCCGACGACCTGTCCAACTACCTCTTCACGGCCACCGCCCAGGGCTTCTGGCAGCCGGAACAGTCCGAGCTCACCCGCCCCTACGTCGCCCGCTTCTACCCCGCCGCCACCGCCCTCGCCGACCGCCGCGGTCCCGCCATCGCCGAGGCGGCGGGCCGCTGGGCCTTCCCGTCCTACGCGATCGACGCCGACTCCCTGGCCCTCGGCGAGCACCACCTCACCCACGACGCGATGCTCCCGGCCCTCCACCGCAAGCTCACCGACCAACTGGACGACCTCCGCCGGGCCCTGCGGGTCCGCGGCTAG
- a CDS encoding pyridoxal phosphate-dependent decarboxylase family protein, producing MRAAPLAGGVSGPDVLRPLLDTVLAALRAGAEDRGGPLPGGGPAAVAARVNGLRPVLPEHGTGPDEALRAVAYALAAGAADPAHPLCAAHLHTPPLALAVAADLAASALNPSMDSWDQAPAASALETLVTAALATEVFPTAPRPDALVTTGGTESNQLALLLARERHGTVQTVVGTHAHHSFHRAAWLLGLPRPVTVPAPRGTLDPAALDETLTALPGPLLVAATAGTTDAGLIDPLPAIADRCAAHGADLHVDAAYGGPVLFSDTHRPLLTGLDRARTVTVDLHKLGWQPAAAGLLAVRGATDLAVLGHTADYLNADDDTDAGLPDLLGRSLRTTRRPDVVKTAVTLRALGRTGLGALVDACMAHARHLADLVEKTPALELYAPPTLTTVLFRPYGAPDTAVAETRRTLLAEGRAVLGRATADGRLWLKATLLNPHATPGDLEEIITLVEGSTPR from the coding sequence ATGCGTGCCGCACCCCTCGCCGGAGGCGTATCCGGGCCCGATGTCCTCCGGCCTCTGCTGGACACCGTCCTCGCAGCGCTCCGGGCCGGCGCCGAGGACCGCGGCGGCCCGCTTCCGGGCGGCGGACCCGCGGCCGTCGCCGCCCGGGTGAACGGACTCCGGCCGGTGCTCCCCGAGCACGGCACCGGCCCCGACGAGGCACTCCGGGCCGTCGCGTACGCCCTCGCCGCCGGCGCGGCCGACCCCGCCCACCCGCTGTGCGCCGCGCACCTCCACACTCCGCCGCTCGCCCTCGCCGTCGCCGCCGACCTCGCCGCCTCCGCGCTCAACCCCTCGATGGACTCCTGGGACCAGGCCCCCGCCGCCTCCGCCCTCGAAACCCTCGTCACCGCCGCCCTCGCCACCGAGGTCTTCCCCACCGCACCCCGCCCCGACGCCCTCGTCACCACCGGCGGCACCGAGTCCAACCAACTCGCCCTCCTCCTCGCCCGGGAACGGCACGGCACCGTCCAGACCGTCGTCGGCACCCACGCCCACCACTCCTTCCACCGCGCCGCCTGGCTCCTCGGCCTGCCCCGGCCCGTCACCGTCCCCGCCCCCCGGGGCACCCTCGACCCGGCCGCCCTCGACGAGACCCTCACCGCCCTCCCCGGCCCCCTCCTCGTCGCCGCCACCGCCGGCACCACCGACGCCGGACTCATCGACCCGCTCCCCGCCATCGCCGACCGGTGCGCCGCGCACGGCGCCGACCTGCACGTGGACGCCGCCTACGGCGGCCCCGTCCTGTTCAGCGACACCCACCGCCCCCTCCTGACGGGCCTCGACCGCGCCCGTACCGTCACCGTCGACCTGCACAAACTGGGCTGGCAGCCGGCCGCCGCCGGACTCCTCGCCGTACGCGGCGCCACCGACCTCGCCGTCCTCGGCCACACCGCCGACTACCTCAACGCCGACGACGACACCGACGCCGGACTCCCCGACCTCCTCGGCCGCTCCCTGCGCACCACCCGCCGCCCCGACGTCGTCAAGACCGCCGTCACCCTCCGCGCCCTCGGCCGCACCGGCCTCGGCGCCCTCGTCGACGCCTGCATGGCACACGCCCGCCACCTGGCCGACCTGGTGGAGAAGACCCCCGCCCTGGAGCTCTACGCCCCGCCCACCCTCACGACCGTCCTCTTCCGGCCGTACGGCGCCCCCGACACCGCCGTCGCGGAGACCCGCCGCACCCTCCTCGCCGAAGGCCGCGCGGTCCTCGGCCGCGCCACCGCCGACGGACGGCTGTGGCTCAAGGCCACCCTGCTCAACCCCCACGCCACCCCCGGCGACCTCGAAGAGATCATCACCCTCGTGGAAGGCAGCACCCCCAGATGA
- a CDS encoding lysine N(6)-hydroxylase/L-ornithine N(5)-oxygenase family protein has translation MTGSTGGTASTPQHDPDRPYDLVGVGIGPCNLSLAALAHGVPGGLATAFYEQHPAFHWHPGLLIDGATLQVPFLADLVTLADPASPWTFLNYLKSRDRLFPFYFAEKFHIQRAEYDAYCRWVSGLVPGLHFAHQVDSVRWNPERRLFEVDYTQLDTDGEAAALGRSYARNVVLGVGTEPYVPEPLRPLADAPGVPVIHAADYLTHRERLLAAGHVTVIGSGQSGAEVFLDLLRARPAGAEKLHWLARTEAFAPMEYSKLGLEHFTPDYTRYFHALPEHVRGELVPRQWQLHKGIDADTIAAIHDELYRRTLHGGWPDAVLTPGVRVRTAGRVATTQIELHLEHVQQNTRSRLTTDAVVLATGYRERPVDRMLAGLDPYLRHDSAGRARIDAAYRLVLDASVTGSVYVQNAEKHTHGVGAPDLGLTAWRSAVILNTLTGKEPYPLPRRTAFTTFGLDAREAPGIPPQGQARGQKLTPLTPHL, from the coding sequence ATGACCGGCAGCACCGGCGGCACCGCCAGCACCCCCCAGCACGACCCCGACCGGCCGTACGACCTGGTGGGCGTCGGCATCGGCCCCTGCAACCTCTCCCTCGCCGCCCTCGCCCACGGCGTCCCCGGCGGCCTCGCGACCGCCTTCTACGAACAGCACCCCGCCTTCCACTGGCACCCCGGACTCCTCATCGACGGCGCCACCCTCCAGGTCCCCTTCCTCGCCGACCTCGTCACCCTCGCCGACCCCGCGAGCCCCTGGACCTTCCTCAACTACCTCAAGAGCCGCGACCGGCTCTTCCCCTTCTACTTCGCCGAGAAGTTCCACATCCAGCGCGCCGAGTACGACGCCTACTGCCGCTGGGTCAGCGGCCTCGTCCCCGGACTCCACTTCGCCCACCAGGTCGACTCCGTGCGCTGGAACCCCGAACGCCGCCTCTTCGAAGTCGACTACACCCAGCTCGACACCGACGGCGAAGCCGCGGCCCTGGGCCGCTCCTACGCCCGCAACGTCGTCCTCGGCGTCGGCACCGAACCGTACGTCCCCGAACCCCTGCGGCCCCTCGCCGACGCCCCCGGCGTCCCCGTCATCCACGCCGCCGACTACCTCACCCACCGCGAGCGGCTCCTCGCCGCCGGACACGTCACCGTCATCGGCTCCGGCCAGTCCGGCGCCGAGGTCTTCCTCGACCTCCTGCGCGCCCGACCCGCCGGCGCCGAGAAACTGCACTGGCTGGCCCGCACCGAAGCCTTCGCACCCATGGAGTACTCCAAACTCGGCCTGGAGCACTTCACCCCCGACTACACCCGCTACTTCCACGCCCTGCCCGAACACGTCCGCGGCGAACTCGTGCCCCGCCAATGGCAACTGCACAAGGGCATCGACGCCGACACCATCGCCGCCATCCACGACGAGCTCTACCGCCGCACCCTGCACGGCGGCTGGCCCGACGCCGTCCTCACCCCCGGCGTCCGCGTCCGCACCGCCGGACGGGTCGCCACCACCCAGATCGAACTCCACCTCGAACACGTCCAGCAGAACACCCGCTCCCGGCTCACCACCGACGCCGTCGTCCTCGCCACCGGCTACCGCGAACGCCCGGTCGACCGCATGCTGGCCGGCCTCGACCCCTACCTGCGGCACGACTCCGCGGGCCGGGCCAGGATCGACGCCGCCTACCGACTCGTCCTCGACGCCTCCGTCACCGGCTCCGTCTACGTCCAGAACGCCGAGAAGCACACCCACGGCGTCGGCGCCCCCGACCTCGGCCTCACCGCCTGGCGCAGCGCCGTCATCCTCAACACCCTCACCGGCAAGGAGCCCTACCCGCTGCCCCGCCGCACCGCCTTCACCACCTTCGGCCTGGACGCGCGAGAGGCGCCCGGCATTCCGCCCCAGGGCCAGGCCCGGGGGCAGAAGCTGACGCCTCTCACACCACACCTCTGA